Proteins encoded together in one Marispirochaeta sp. window:
- a CDS encoding sugar kinase, translated as MLKIRPQEECRYACVSLGEIMLRLDPGDGRVRTARSFQAWEGGGEYNVTRGLRKCFNLPTAVVTAFADNEVGHLIEDFILQGGVDTRFIKWVPYDGIGRSVRNGLNFTEKGYGIRAALGNSDRGNTASSQLKAGDIDWEEIFGKAGSRWFHTGGIFAALSETTPDVVIEAMKAAKKHGTIISYDLNYRPSLWKGIGGKEKAQEVNREIAKYVDVMIGNEEDFTASLGFEVEGADENLSVLPIEGYKKMIETAIKTYPNFKAVATTLRTVHSASVNDWGALCWHDGEIHEAEHREKLEIYDRVGGGDSFASGLIYGFLAFNDAAQAVEYGAAHGALAMTTPGDTSMATLKEVERIVGGGSARVIR; from the coding sequence ATGTTAAAGATTCGACCCCAGGAAGAGTGTCGTTATGCCTGTGTTTCCCTTGGAGAAATTATGCTTCGACTGGATCCCGGCGACGGCAGAGTACGCACTGCCCGTTCTTTCCAGGCCTGGGAAGGCGGCGGAGAATACAATGTTACCAGAGGACTGCGTAAATGCTTTAACCTTCCCACCGCGGTAGTTACCGCTTTTGCCGACAACGAGGTTGGGCATTTAATCGAGGATTTCATCCTGCAGGGCGGTGTGGATACCAGGTTCATTAAATGGGTCCCCTACGACGGTATCGGCCGCAGTGTCCGCAACGGTCTCAACTTTACCGAGAAAGGCTACGGTATACGGGCTGCCCTTGGTAATTCAGACCGCGGCAACACCGCATCCAGCCAGCTGAAGGCAGGAGACATTGACTGGGAAGAAATTTTCGGCAAGGCCGGCTCCCGCTGGTTCCATACCGGCGGAATCTTCGCCGCCCTCTCTGAGACAACTCCTGATGTGGTTATAGAAGCAATGAAGGCTGCCAAGAAGCATGGAACCATCATCTCCTACGACCTGAACTACCGTCCCTCTCTGTGGAAGGGAATCGGCGGCAAGGAAAAGGCCCAGGAGGTTAACCGGGAGATCGCGAAGTATGTAGATGTGATGATCGGCAATGAAGAGGACTTTACTGCCAGCCTGGGTTTTGAGGTAGAAGGCGCAGACGAGAACCTTTCGGTCCTGCCCATCGAAGGTTACAAGAAGATGATCGAAACGGCCATCAAGACCTACCCCAACTTCAAGGCTGTTGCTACAACCCTGCGGACGGTTCATTCCGCCAGCGTTAACGACTGGGGAGCTCTCTGCTGGCACGACGGCGAAATCCACGAAGCAGAACATCGGGAAAAACTGGAGATTTACGACCGAGTCGGCGGGGGAGACAGCTTTGCCTCCGGATTGATCTACGGTTTCCTGGCATTCAATGATGCCGCTCAGGCTGTAGAATACGGAGCTGCCCACGGGGCGCTTGCAATGACTACTCCCGGCGATACCTCAATGGCAACTCTTAAAGAGGTAGAGCGGATTGTCGGCGGCGGAAGCGCCAGGGTTATCCGGTAA
- a CDS encoding ferredoxin — MADKNDKVAENVDGVWYVDNNCISCGLCLSEAPEVFKTNDEDMAYVFHQVPADDAAANSAKDSCPVEAIGNDG; from the coding sequence ATGGCTGATAAAAACGATAAAGTAGCCGAGAATGTTGACGGCGTATGGTATGTAGATAATAACTGCATAAGCTGCGGACTTTGCTTAAGCGAGGCTCCGGAGGTGTTCAAAACCAACGACGAAGACATGGCCTATGTTTTTCATCAGGTACCGGCGGATGACGCTGCAGCAAACTCTGCCAAGGACAGCTGCCCGGTAGAAGCCATCGGCAACGACGGCTGA
- a CDS encoding GNAT family N-acetyltransferase has product MNPKIEERVIRNPLLNIDTFVIPSPFIHNPAVQKDYSHSYVWVEEGEILGYMLVYSDPEGEEFLIYKIVTSPFGRGRGIGTSFIEHLARNIPREASVFIYIWERQTDTVEFFRNKGFEPDSSIAYRKLVYHRLVSCCGAVLAKTEEGLNRSLAPEEISKTRHDARKVARLINSMVEALGTENSDTIVESINRESTTLINILNSFRDSMEIIHEVDLLELIFERIVPYIQGSTVRCELRLDLDTGAPTIQGYHINIGRAMVNMVSNALDAIEESGRKGIIDIVLREKGDYLTLTIADNGTGMPEELLARDSRGYPRFVGRTTKGRRTGEGIGTQQIYAAFGPENIEVTSIMGQGTSWTIRFAKHTETVSTWFVRMNRRYNEFKDLWEVAMVGPKTPRREVVSYIWQVRKIEIFLFDLILRFSRYHNIRDIYRSILAYLQGIKTEAELEKEITGYKSDMDKYNFWLLDISREIRRRVGILKDSVDMDSYWASLFRSYGQAYRNVIIFTADPDTGNFLATDRKLAEHLDFVPYLGKPRDSLLRGEFLGDLNVEEKPIQFGVWSISSRADALNKLRLIRQGARTFLRKGIHPEKRLSFYHTTYILGGFDIDINKSSTFGEFSHLDDKKLETFIVSREEEMSGYLMGRE; this is encoded by the coding sequence ATGAACCCGAAGATTGAAGAACGGGTTATCCGCAATCCGCTGCTGAATATCGACACCTTTGTCATACCCTCCCCTTTCATTCACAACCCTGCAGTACAGAAGGACTACTCCCACAGCTATGTCTGGGTCGAAGAGGGAGAAATCCTCGGGTACATGCTGGTCTACTCCGACCCGGAGGGAGAAGAGTTCCTGATCTACAAGATCGTTACCAGTCCCTTTGGACGGGGCCGGGGTATCGGCACCAGCTTCATAGAACATCTGGCCCGGAATATCCCCAGAGAGGCTTCCGTTTTTATCTATATATGGGAGCGGCAAACCGATACGGTGGAGTTCTTCCGCAACAAGGGTTTTGAACCCGACAGCTCAATAGCCTACCGCAAACTGGTGTATCACAGGCTGGTCTCCTGCTGCGGAGCTGTTCTCGCAAAAACGGAGGAGGGACTGAACCGCAGCCTTGCTCCGGAGGAAATCAGCAAGACCCGCCACGACGCCCGTAAGGTAGCACGCCTTATAAACTCCATGGTAGAGGCTCTGGGAACGGAAAACAGCGACACCATTGTGGAAAGCATCAATCGGGAATCCACCACTCTGATCAATATTCTTAACTCCTTTCGGGACAGCATGGAGATCATTCACGAGGTCGATCTTCTGGAACTGATCTTTGAACGCATCGTACCCTACATACAGGGATCCACGGTACGCTGCGAACTGCGGCTGGACCTGGACACTGGAGCACCGACTATTCAGGGGTATCACATTAATATCGGACGGGCCATGGTTAACATGGTTTCCAACGCCCTGGATGCCATCGAAGAGTCCGGCCGAAAAGGGATTATCGATATTGTCTTGAGGGAAAAAGGTGATTACCTGACCCTTACCATTGCCGATAACGGAACCGGAATGCCGGAGGAATTGCTTGCAAGGGATTCCCGTGGATATCCCCGCTTTGTGGGGCGTACCACCAAGGGCAGAAGAACCGGAGAAGGGATTGGGACCCAGCAGATCTATGCCGCCTTCGGTCCGGAGAACATCGAGGTTACCAGCATTATGGGCCAGGGGACCTCCTGGACAATCCGCTTTGCCAAACATACTGAAACAGTGTCCACCTGGTTCGTGCGGATGAACCGCCGCTACAACGAGTTCAAGGACCTGTGGGAGGTCGCCATGGTGGGGCCCAAAACACCCCGTCGCGAGGTCGTCTCCTACATATGGCAGGTGCGTAAAATAGAGATATTCCTGTTCGACCTGATCCTCCGCTTCAGCCGATATCACAATATACGGGACATCTACCGCTCAATACTGGCCTATCTGCAGGGCATAAAAACTGAAGCGGAACTGGAGAAGGAGATCACCGGCTACAAGAGCGACATGGATAAGTATAATTTCTGGCTTCTGGATATAAGCAGAGAAATACGGCGGCGCGTGGGTATTCTCAAGGATTCAGTAGACATGGACAGCTATTGGGCCTCCCTGTTCCGCAGTTACGGTCAGGCCTACCGCAATGTAATCATTTTTACAGCGGATCCTGACACCGGCAACTTCCTTGCCACAGACCGCAAGCTGGCGGAACACCTCGATTTTGTGCCGTACCTGGGCAAACCCCGGGACAGCCTTCTGCGGGGGGAATTTCTGGGAGACCTGAATGTTGAGGAAAAGCCTATACAGTTCGGCGTCTGGTCGATATCTTCCCGGGCAGACGCATTAAACAAGCTGCGCCTTATCCGTCAGGGAGCGCGGACCTTTCTGCGTAAGGGGATTCATCCGGAAAAACGTCTCTCCTTTTATCATACCACCTATATACTAGGCGGCTTCGATATTGACATAAACAAATCCAGTACCTTCGGGGAGTTCTCACACCTTGATGATAAGAAGCTTGAAACCTTTATTGTGAGCCGGGAAGAAGAGATGAGCGGCTATCTGATGGGCAGAGAATAA
- a CDS encoding RNA methyltransferase produces MINNDELLSMLSRHVTRPRFKRILEVSSLRTRYLTLVAEDLYYSQNASALLRSCDCFGIQDVHIIENLNRLPTINRHVALGASQWLTIRRYNNSRNNTLKALSDLKQRGHRIVATVPDSASVSLYDFSLEKGPAALVFGNERDGISPAVREMADEFLTIPMCGFAESLNISVSAAISLSNLSDRLRKSSLPWQLTEDQLAELRLKWVRRSAKRGKEIEEEYFRRFHKSIDLIESNISEKDIPVGDQE; encoded by the coding sequence ATGATCAACAATGACGAACTCTTATCAATGCTTTCCAGGCACGTAACCAGGCCCAGGTTTAAGCGTATTCTCGAGGTATCTTCCCTGCGTACCCGGTATCTGACTCTGGTTGCAGAGGACCTCTATTACAGTCAAAATGCCAGTGCCCTTCTGCGCAGCTGTGACTGTTTCGGAATCCAGGACGTTCATATCATCGAAAACCTGAACCGTCTGCCTACCATCAACCGGCATGTGGCCCTTGGCGCATCTCAGTGGCTCACTATACGACGGTACAATAACAGCAGGAATAATACCTTGAAAGCTCTGTCGGACCTTAAGCAGCGTGGACACCGAATTGTCGCTACTGTTCCGGACAGCGCATCCGTTTCCCTCTACGACTTCTCCCTGGAAAAAGGCCCGGCAGCATTGGTATTCGGGAATGAACGGGACGGAATAAGCCCGGCGGTACGGGAAATGGCGGACGAGTTTCTGACTATTCCCATGTGTGGTTTTGCCGAAAGCCTTAATATTTCCGTTTCAGCGGCAATAAGCCTCTCAAACCTGAGCGACCGGCTGCGTAAAAGCAGCCTGCCATGGCAGCTTACGGAGGATCAACTCGCCGAACTGCGGCTAAAGTGGGTGCGTCGGTCAGCGAAGCGGGGCAAGGAGATCGAAGAGGAGTACTTTCGCCGTTTTCATAAATCCATCGACCTTATCGAAAGCAATATCAGCGAAAAAGACATCCCCGTGGGCGATCAGGAATAG
- a CDS encoding RNA-binding protein produces the protein MSNKLYVGNISYQSDEDSLRELFSQYGTVTSVRIITDRETRRSKGFAFVEMESPEEAAAVLSALDGADLDGRQLKVREAVEKERPSRF, from the coding sequence ATGTCCAACAAACTTTACGTCGGAAACATCAGTTACCAATCCGACGAAGACAGTCTCCGTGAACTTTTCAGCCAGTACGGTACCGTAACATCGGTACGTATCATCACCGACCGGGAAACCCGCCGATCCAAAGGTTTCGCTTTCGTCGAGATGGAATCCCCCGAAGAAGCTGCAGCGGTATTGTCCGCGCTGGACGGTGCCGATCTTGACGGCAGACAGCTGAAGGTTCGGGAAGCAGTAGAAAAGGAGCGTCCCTCCAGGTTCTAA
- a CDS encoding RNA methyltransferase: protein MDISVLAGLKDRKLSEEGICVGEGRFVVERMLHEGLEPLVLATVPGMLAGLQQIYRNPLPVQVLPQAEIARIAGYPFHRGVLGAFRRPEYCSAEDLLGPDPGVVLVLDGITDPVNLGGILRSAAAFNAGAVILGSGCGDPYSRRGIRASMAACFALPIGTGEDPECCLQIVRERGYRIIGADLCPEAELVRDISINTKAVLVLGNEGHGISDFWRKGCDGFVSIPVSSRVDSLNVGVAAGILLYELARKKAT from the coding sequence ATGGATATTTCCGTACTTGCAGGGCTGAAGGACCGTAAACTGTCAGAGGAAGGGATATGCGTCGGGGAAGGCCGTTTTGTAGTTGAGAGGATGCTTCATGAAGGACTGGAACCCCTGGTTCTTGCCACCGTTCCGGGCATGCTTGCCGGGCTGCAGCAGATATACAGGAACCCCCTGCCGGTACAGGTGCTGCCCCAGGCGGAGATTGCCCGCATAGCCGGGTATCCTTTTCATCGCGGGGTGCTGGGAGCCTTTCGGCGTCCTGAGTATTGTTCGGCTGAGGATTTACTGGGGCCCGACCCCGGCGTGGTTCTTGTATTGGACGGAATTACTGATCCGGTCAACCTCGGAGGAATCCTGCGCAGTGCGGCGGCTTTTAACGCCGGTGCAGTTATTCTGGGCAGCGGCTGCGGTGACCCCTACTCCAGGCGGGGAATACGGGCCTCCATGGCCGCCTGTTTTGCCCTGCCCATCGGGACGGGTGAGGACCCGGAGTGCTGTCTCCAGATTGTCAGAGAAAGAGGATACCGGATTATTGGTGCCGACCTGTGTCCCGAGGCAGAGTTGGTAAGGGATATCTCCATCAATACCAAAGCCGTTCTGGTCCTTGGTAACGAGGGGCATGGTATCAGCGATTTCTGGCGGAAAGGCTGTGACGGCTTTGTATCGATTCCGGTCTCTTCCAGGGTCGATTCCCTGAATGTGGGGGTGGCCGCGGGGATTCTGCTGTATGAGCTTGCCCGGAAAAAGGCGACATGA
- a CDS encoding PrsW family glutamic-type intramembrane protease — MSIIPLIMAIVPSLVLVALFMRFDRSRPEPKGEILRAFMLGVFATFPALVLELIADNFFSPWFSNPFYLAILEAFVIAALSEEWIKLMVVRYFLYRRSHFDEVMDGIVYTVAAGLGFACLENIIYVASGGITVALTRAFTAVPLHAVCSALLGYALGMARFAPTADEEQRLITGGLFLAVFIHGIYNFLLFMVPLWGAFSALGVFPVLIIAARMVRDRLRRAQMLDRRRRH, encoded by the coding sequence ATGTCGATAATACCTCTTATAATGGCGATTGTCCCCTCTCTTGTACTGGTTGCGCTGTTTATGCGATTTGACCGCAGCCGACCGGAGCCCAAAGGCGAGATTCTGCGGGCCTTTATGCTTGGGGTTTTTGCTACCTTTCCTGCCCTTGTTCTCGAGCTGATTGCGGATAACTTTTTCAGTCCATGGTTCAGTAATCCTTTTTATCTGGCGATTCTGGAAGCCTTTGTTATTGCCGCCCTGAGCGAGGAGTGGATAAAGCTGATGGTGGTGCGCTATTTTCTCTACAGGAGGTCGCACTTTGATGAGGTAATGGACGGTATTGTTTATACTGTTGCCGCGGGGCTTGGCTTTGCCTGTCTTGAGAATATTATCTATGTGGCTTCTGGAGGTATTACGGTGGCCCTGACCAGGGCCTTCACTGCGGTTCCCCTGCACGCTGTCTGCTCCGCCCTGCTGGGGTATGCCCTGGGAATGGCCCGTTTCGCGCCGACAGCAGATGAGGAGCAGCGGCTTATTACCGGCGGGCTTTTTCTGGCGGTTTTTATTCACGGAATCTATAATTTTCTGCTGTTTATGGTTCCTCTCTGGGGTGCTTTTTCCGCCCTGGGGGTTTTCCCTGTATTAATTATAGCGGCCCGTATGGTCCGGGACCGTCTGCGCAGGGCGCAGATGCTGGACCGCCGCAGGAGGCATTGA
- a CDS encoding D-2-hydroxyacid dehydrogenase produces the protein MKIVVLDGYTLNPGDLSWKELEALGEVKVYDRTPFDEKTVIERAKGAEIVLTNKTPLSKVVLDSLDGLRYIGVLATGYNVVDTDAAAALGIPVTNIPTYGTFSVAQMAMAHILHFCHHVKEHSDTVMAGDWAAGSDFCYWNFPLVELAGKTMGIIGFGRIGRALGKIADAFGMKVIAHDVYQGNPPDWEGFRFSSVEELLRESDFVSLNCPLTKENTGFINKESLKTMKKSAFLVNVSRGPLVVAEDLAEALKNGDIAGAGLDVLTAEPPEKDNVLYDVPNLTITPHIAWATLDARSRLMNTAVENLKAFLRGNLENVVNEL, from the coding sequence ATGAAGATTGTTGTTCTTGACGGGTATACCCTGAACCCCGGAGACCTCAGCTGGAAAGAGCTTGAGGCCCTGGGAGAGGTAAAAGTATATGATCGCACCCCATTTGATGAGAAGACTGTAATTGAGCGCGCGAAGGGTGCGGAGATTGTTCTAACCAACAAAACCCCCCTTTCGAAAGTTGTCCTTGATTCCCTTGACGGACTCCGGTATATCGGGGTTCTTGCCACCGGCTACAATGTAGTGGATACCGATGCCGCCGCCGCACTCGGAATTCCGGTCACCAATATCCCAACCTATGGGACCTTTTCCGTGGCTCAGATGGCCATGGCTCATATTCTGCATTTTTGCCATCACGTCAAGGAGCATTCCGATACCGTTATGGCAGGGGACTGGGCCGCAGGAAGCGACTTCTGTTACTGGAATTTTCCCCTTGTTGAATTGGCGGGAAAAACCATGGGAATCATCGGTTTCGGACGGATCGGCCGGGCCCTGGGGAAAATTGCCGATGCTTTTGGCATGAAGGTTATAGCCCACGATGTTTACCAGGGAAACCCCCCGGACTGGGAAGGCTTCCGCTTCAGCTCCGTGGAGGAACTGCTGCGGGAATCCGACTTTGTCAGCCTGAACTGTCCGCTGACCAAAGAGAATACCGGCTTTATTAATAAAGAGAGCCTCAAGACCATGAAAAAGAGCGCCTTTCTCGTTAATGTATCACGCGGTCCCCTGGTTGTCGCAGAGGACCTGGCCGAAGCCCTGAAAAACGGCGATATTGCCGGCGCAGGACTGGATGTTCTTACTGCCGAACCACCGGAGAAGGATAACGTACTCTACGATGTTCCGAATCTTACCATTACCCCCCACATTGCCTGGGCAACCCTGGATGCCCGCAGTCGTCTTATGAATACGGCGGTGGAGAACCTTAAGGCTTTTCTGAGGGGGAACCTTGAGAATGTTGTAAACGAACTCTGA
- a CDS encoding YhcH/YjgK/YiaL family protein yields MVQDRLINGEKYTFLGNNFAEAFKFLSSVKADELEEGKITVNGDAVYALVQKYSTKDPSEGALETHKRYADIQVILKGRERMDYCYAEGLTVKTPYNEEKDVEFYAMKEASRLLLEAGDFAIFLPDDAHAPKLSADAPSDVLKIVVKVAL; encoded by the coding sequence ATGGTTCAGGACCGTTTGATTAATGGAGAAAAATACACCTTTCTTGGCAACAACTTTGCCGAGGCTTTCAAGTTTCTCTCCTCAGTCAAGGCTGACGAACTGGAAGAAGGAAAAATAACCGTGAACGGGGATGCCGTGTACGCCCTGGTACAGAAGTACAGCACCAAGGACCCTTCAGAAGGGGCTTTGGAGACCCACAAACGCTACGCCGATATACAGGTTATTCTGAAAGGGCGGGAGCGGATGGACTACTGCTATGCAGAAGGTTTGACGGTTAAGACCCCGTACAATGAAGAAAAGGACGTTGAGTTCTACGCAATGAAAGAAGCTTCCCGGCTGCTTCTTGAAGCCGGTGATTTTGCCATCTTTCTGCCCGACGACGCCCACGCTCCAAAGCTGTCCGCAGACGCCCCCTCGGATGTCCTGAAAATCGTTGTAAAGGTAGCTCTTTAG
- a CDS encoding AraC family transcriptional regulator, whose amino-acid sequence MDREYCINHRDYRRIETAISIMKNHYSEGIDSSRIARDIGLSEYHFRRLFRRWAGIPPERFIRYLAKEHALRLIRESGSCLESSLEAGFSGPGRFAEACVSFEAMTPGEMRSGGKGMTLRWGTGDTPFGTAVLVASDRGITDLVFLDDEFLKRPLEAVRGGLEKADYRKDQKTAAELLRSIFNGTGDGQLLHIRGTNFQIKVWEALQTTGALPPQLAMTGRHGR is encoded by the coding sequence ATGGACAGGGAATACTGCATTAATCATCGGGATTACCGGCGTATTGAGACGGCTATCTCGATTATGAAAAACCACTATTCAGAAGGGATCGACAGCAGCCGGATTGCCAGAGATATCGGCCTTTCAGAATACCACTTCCGCCGCCTGTTTCGCCGCTGGGCGGGGATTCCTCCGGAGCGCTTTATCCGCTACCTGGCAAAGGAGCACGCCCTCAGGCTGATCCGCGAATCCGGCTCCTGCCTGGAATCCTCGCTGGAAGCAGGCTTTTCCGGTCCTGGACGTTTCGCGGAAGCCTGTGTCAGCTTCGAGGCCATGACGCCGGGAGAGATGCGTTCCGGAGGAAAAGGAATGACCCTCCGCTGGGGCACCGGGGATACACCTTTTGGTACGGCGGTCCTGGTGGCCAGCGACAGAGGAATAACGGATCTGGTTTTTCTTGATGATGAGTTCCTCAAGCGGCCTCTGGAGGCCGTCCGCGGGGGTTTGGAAAAGGCAGATTACAGGAAGGACCAAAAAACCGCAGCAGAGCTTCTGCGCAGCATATTCAACGGCACCGGTGATGGTCAGCTCCTCCATATACGGGGCACCAATTTTCAGATAAAAGTCTGGGAGGCCTTACAGACTACGGGAGCCTTGCCGCCGCAATTGGCAATGACGGGGCGGCACGGGCGGTAG
- a CDS encoding cyclic nucleotide-binding domain-containing protein, which translates to MQRFTDKKSYSSELRSLLLFRPLNDDEIAKFADRSEIIAYKENEKIVVEGEVDPSFFVVIRGMVNVTVEQKGNDVFISAIGPGDVFGEAAMFMKVKRTADVIAAQDTVLLRIQRPELMGFIKDYPRAGNKILMLIIYSLLRKLRAANQELAFERRADIHQDDVDALVAQLAGS; encoded by the coding sequence ATGCAGAGATTTACAGATAAAAAAAGCTACAGCAGCGAACTTCGCTCTCTTTTGCTGTTTCGTCCATTAAACGATGATGAGATCGCAAAGTTCGCTGATCGCTCGGAGATAATTGCCTACAAAGAAAACGAGAAAATAGTTGTGGAGGGAGAGGTGGACCCTTCCTTCTTTGTGGTTATCCGGGGAATGGTTAACGTAACTGTTGAGCAGAAAGGCAACGATGTTTTTATCAGCGCCATCGGTCCGGGAGATGTTTTCGGCGAGGCGGCAATGTTCATGAAGGTAAAGCGTACTGCCGATGTTATCGCCGCACAGGATACGGTTCTCTTAAGGATCCAGCGGCCTGAGCTGATGGGCTTTATCAAGGACTATCCCCGGGCGGGGAATAAAATCCTTATGCTGATTATCTACAGCCTGCTGCGCAAGCTCAGAGCGGCAAATCAGGAACTGGCATTTGAACGTCGGGCGGATATCCACCAGGACGATGTGGACGCCCTGGTGGCCCAGCTCGCGGGAAGCTGA
- the ftsH gene encoding ATP-dependent zinc metalloprotease FtsH, translated as MQTPDNEHNNGDSPKNNGNFPFPFGGGKFRFNPFLLGILLLFLVPGIVNFMMRDTGSNQISYSRFRAMVQEGAVSQVTVTDRTIQGMSDIGPFVTYYPSFGDEALMTLLESNNVVVETKPPQDFSILSIILNLLPLLLLVWIGLRMFRGMNNQGKNIFSVGQNKAKLFEKTKESIRFDDVAGLDSAKEEIQEVVDYLKSPDRYSAMGAKIPRGILLVGPPGTGKTLIARAIAGEADVPFYHISGSDFMEMFVGVGASRVRNLFADAKKNSPSIIFIDELDSVGRHRGAGLGGGHDEREQTLNQMLSELDGFEKNDSTIVLAATNRPDILDPALLRPGRFDRRITIGLPSMKDRIKILEIHANHKPLADDINMEKIAQGTPGFSGAELENLLNESAILATRRRVDKITMELVEEARDKVMMGLERKNLTVTEEEKKVIAYHEAGHAVAAAALPNTDPLVKVTVIPRDYAMGVTVQMPKEEKYIYNKGYLNDRLKVLLGGRTAEMLVFGAETSGAANDLKEASKLARKMVTEWGMGETLQLLTANQDHTNVFLGEQIAQGREFSEATMQEIDKEIRTLLSKAYDATSELLNRFRSALDQVAERLLKEEQISGEEVDRIVAEVSG; from the coding sequence ATGCAAACACCAGATAATGAACACAATAATGGGGATTCCCCCAAAAACAACGGGAACTTTCCTTTTCCTTTCGGCGGCGGCAAATTCAGATTCAATCCGTTTCTGCTTGGTATTCTGCTGCTTTTTCTCGTCCCGGGCATTGTGAACTTCATGATGCGGGATACCGGCTCCAACCAGATCAGCTACAGCCGTTTCCGGGCGATGGTCCAGGAAGGAGCGGTTTCTCAGGTAACCGTAACAGACCGTACTATTCAGGGCATGAGCGACATTGGTCCTTTTGTAACCTACTATCCCTCCTTTGGGGATGAGGCTCTCATGACCCTGCTCGAATCCAATAATGTAGTGGTGGAAACCAAACCGCCCCAGGATTTCTCCATTCTCTCGATAATCCTGAACCTGCTGCCCCTGCTTCTGCTGGTATGGATCGGCCTGCGGATGTTCCGCGGTATGAATAACCAGGGAAAGAATATCTTCAGTGTAGGGCAGAATAAAGCCAAGCTTTTTGAAAAGACCAAGGAATCGATCCGTTTCGATGATGTAGCCGGTCTGGACAGCGCCAAAGAGGAGATCCAGGAGGTGGTGGATTACTTAAAATCCCCCGACCGCTATTCAGCCATGGGAGCCAAAATCCCCCGGGGGATCCTGCTGGTCGGCCCTCCTGGAACCGGAAAAACCCTGATTGCCCGGGCTATAGCCGGCGAGGCAGATGTACCCTTCTACCACATCAGCGGTTCCGATTTCATGGAAATGTTCGTGGGTGTCGGTGCCTCCAGGGTGCGGAACCTTTTTGCCGATGCCAAGAAGAACTCGCCTTCCATAATCTTCATTGATGAGCTCGACTCTGTCGGCCGGCACAGAGGCGCAGGGCTGGGAGGCGGACACGATGAGCGGGAACAGACCCTGAATCAAATGCTTTCGGAACTGGACGGTTTCGAAAAGAACGACTCCACCATTGTCCTGGCAGCCACCAACCGTCCGGATATCCTTGATCCGGCCCTGCTCCGTCCCGGACGTTTTGACCGCCGCATTACCATAGGGCTACCTTCCATGAAGGACCGGATCAAAATCCTGGAGATCCACGCCAATCACAAGCCCCTGGCTGACGATATCAATATGGAGAAAATCGCTCAGGGTACCCCCGGATTTTCCGGCGCAGAGCTGGAGAACCTGCTGAACGAATCGGCGATCCTCGCCACCCGGCGCCGGGTAGACAAGATAACCATGGAACTGGTTGAAGAGGCCCGTGATAAGGTCATGATGGGCCTTGAACGAAAAAACCTGACAGTTACCGAAGAGGAAAAAAAGGTCATCGCCTACCACGAGGCGGGACATGCCGTGGCTGCCGCAGCGCTGCCGAACACCGATCCTCTGGTCAAGGTTACGGTTATTCCCCGGGACTACGCCATGGGTGTAACTGTACAGATGCCCAAGGAGGAGAAGTACATCTACAACAAGGGCTATCTGAACGACAGACTGAAGGTCCTTCTGGGAGGCCGCACTGCGGAAATGCTGGTCTTCGGCGCTGAAACATCCGGGGCCGCCAACGACCTCAAGGAAGCATCAAAACTGGCCAGAAAAATGGTTACCGAGTGGGGCATGGGAGAGACCCTGCAGCTTTTAACGGCCAATCAGGACCACACCAACGTTTTTCTGGGAGAGCAGATCGCTCAGGGCAGGGAGTTCAGCGAGGCTACAATGCAGGAGATCGACAAGGAGATCAGGACCCTGCTCTCCAAAGCCTATGATGCGACCAGCGAGCTTCTGAACCGTTTTCGTTCTGCCCTGGATCAGGTAGCCGAGCGGCTGCTTAAGGAAGAACAGATTTCCGGCGAAGAGGTAGACCGCATAGTCGCCGAAGTGTCCGGATAG